Proteins from one Mycteria americana isolate JAX WOST 10 ecotype Jacksonville Zoo and Gardens chromosome 1, USCA_MyAme_1.0, whole genome shotgun sequence genomic window:
- the SUN2 gene encoding SUN domain-containing protein 2 isoform X1, producing MSRRSQRLVTTRYYPGDDDATTSSSSSSLLGGQQLPFKESTGRTIRRKSSSTKRLSPAPSTQTSYYSESLMSESYLGGSRGLAALGSSVLDDALDSSTYWGGDLSTRRRRGTGDTESSKINGLLESKTYDTYASSSGYSSEDDYAGHFYSGQSSSGSGLRTAVSRVGSFLWQVLTSPVRFVAWLFSGLAAAWHHLTGTAPGLGGVHFSRRYPWLKRSLLLLLLLLLLAAAAYGAWYFYPYGLSTLSFPAFPWRGAGKLSSSDVPGAGDLTALDQGLRGEHRLLARFQALEKRFEALEAEVSRWELRRGAAAVAAGGEPPPGDVLALLEGLMSRRDAGLKEHLRDDLTSHLQGELDALRAQVQRDLDGRLGKMAQASQEMEARLLELNSEWQSSAQEGLRGSFQQEVGKLEQEVAAVRRELAGLKSDQEVMGKHVEGMLEQLKAVRADVEAQFPAWVSQFLSQSRQDGTAGFILQREDLQAELQALERKILAKVLEDRQLSARDAQAGIGVALRQGGTAGVTEEQVHLIVGQALKRYSEDRVGMVDYALESAGASVINTRCSETYETRTALLSLFGIPLWYHSQSPRVILQPDVNPGNCWAFRGSQGFAVIRLSGIIRPTAVTLEHIPKALSPQGTIPSAPKDFAVYVLKEEGEEEGLLLGQFTYNHDGDPIQTFYLEGDAVGTYQLVELRVLSNWGHPEYTCIYRFRVHGEPAH from the exons ATGTCCCGTCGCAGCCAGCGCCTCGTCACCACGCGCTATTACCCCGGGGACGACgatgccaccaccagcagcagcagcagctccctgctggggggccagcagctccccttCAAGGAGAGCACTGGCAG GACGATCAGGAGGAAATCAAGCAGCACGAAGCGCCTgtctcctgcccccagcacccaaacCTCCTACTACAGCGAGTCCCTGATGAGCGAGTCCTAcctggggggcagccggggcctcgctgccctgggcagctccGTGCTGGACGATGCCCTGGACAGCAGCACGTACTGGG GTGGGGATCTCTCCaccaggaggagaagaggcaCAGGGGACACAGAGTCCAGTAAGATCAACGGGCTGCTGGAGAGCAAGACGTACGACACCTACGCTTCTTCATCCGGGTACTCTTCGGAAGACGACTACGCCG gtcACTTTTACTCAGGCCAGAGTAGCTCTGGGTCAGGGCTGAGGACTGCAGTCTCCCGGGTGGGCTCCTTCCTCTGGCAGGTGCTCACCTCCCCAG TTCGGTTCGTGGCGTGGCTGTTctcggggctggcagctgcctggcacCACCTCACCGGCACGGCTCCCGGCCTGGGTGGTGTCCACTTCTCCAG GCGCTACCCATGGCTGAAGAggtccctgcttctgctgctgctcctcctgctccttgctgctgccGCCTACG GAGCTTGGTACTTCTACCCATACGGGCTGTCGACACTCAGCTTCCCTGCCTTCCCGTGGCGAGGAGCTGGAAAGCTGTCCTCCTCGGAtgtgcctggggcaggggacctgACTGCGCTGGACCAG gggctgcggggggagcacCGGCTCCTGGCTCGCTTCCAAGCCCTGGAGAAGCGCTTTGAGGCGCTGGAGGCCGAGGTGTCACGGTGGGAgctgcggcggggggcagcggcggtggcggcggggggagagCCACCCCCGGGGGATGTCCTGgcgctgctggaggggctgaTGAGCCGCCGGGACGCAGGGCTCAAGGAGCATCTCCGCGACGACTTGACCAGCCACCTCCAG GGCGAGCTGGATGCCCTCCGAGCTCAGGTGCAGAGAGATTTAGACGGGCGCCTGGGGAAGATGGCACAAGCCTCTCAG GAGATGGAGGCACGcttgctggagctgaactcggaGTGGCAGAG CTCAGCGCAGGAGGGCTTGCGAGGGAGCTTCCAGCAGGAGGTGGGcaagctggagcaggaggtggcAGCGGTGAGGAGGGAGCTGGCGGGCCTCAAGTCGGACCAGGAGGTGATGGGGAAGCACGTGGAGGGGATGCTGGAGCAGCTCAAGGCGGTGCGGGCTGAC GTGGAAGCGCAGTTCCCGGCGTGGGTCAGTCAGTTCCTGTCGCAGTCCCGGCAGGACGGCACCGCTGGCTTCATCCTCCAGCGGGAAGACTTGCAAGCAGAGCTCCAGGCCCTGGAGCGCAAGATCCTGGCCAAAGTCTTAGAGGACCGGCAGCTGTCGGCACGGGATGCTCAGGCTGGTATTGGAGTGGCCCTACGGCAAGGGGGGACTGCGGGGGTCACGGAGGAG caagTGCATCTCATCGTGGGCCAGGCCCTGAAGCGCTACAGCGAGGACCGCGTGGGAATGGTTGACTACGCCCTGGAGTCAGCAG GGGCCAGCGTCATCAACACTCGCTGCTCGGAGACCTACGAGACACGGACGGCGCTGCTGAGTTTGTTTGGCATCCCCCTGTGGTACCACTCACAGTCCCCCCGTGTCATCCTGCAG CCAGACGTCAACCCCGGGAACTGCTGGGCATTTCGTGGGTCCCAAGGCTTTGCTGTCATCCGCCTCTCTGGCATCATCCGCCCCACCGCCGTGACGCTGGAGCACATCCCGAAAGCCCTCTCGCCCCAGGGGaccatccccagtgcccccaagGACTTTGCTGTCTAT GTCttgaaggaagagggagaggaggagggtcTTCTCCTCGGGCAGTTCACCTACAACCATGACGGCGACCCCATCCAAACGTTTTACTTGGAG GGTGATGCTGTGGGCACGTACCAGCTGGTGGAGCTCCGGGTGCTGAGCAATTGGGGACACCCCGAATACACCTGCATCTACCGCTTCCGTGTGCACGGGGAGCCGGCGCACTGA
- the DNAL4 gene encoding dynein axonemal light chain 4, translating into MADTGEGKKEEADYKRLHSFPLIRHTDMPEEMRVEAMELCVTACEKYATNNESAAKMIKEMMDKKFGSSWHVVIGEGFGFEITHEVKNLLYMFFGGSLAVCVWKCS; encoded by the exons ATGGCAGACAccggggaggggaaaaaggaggaggcTGATTATAAAAGACTTCACAGCTTTCCACTGATTAGG CACACAGACATGCCGGAGGAGATGCGTGTAGAGGCCATGGAGCTGTGTGTCACGGCCTGCGAGAAATACGCCACCAACAACGAG AGCGCTGCCAAGATGATCAAAGAGATGATGGACAAGAAATTTGGGTCCTCCTGGCACGTGGTGATTGGGGAAGGTTTTGGCTTTGAGATCACTCACGAGGTGAAGAATCTGCTGTACATGTTCTTTGGTGGCAGCCTGGCCGTGTGTGTCTGGAAGTGCTCCTGA
- the LOC142404678 gene encoding extracellular serine/threonine protein kinase FAM20C-like, whose translation MRRRLQTLFQRKFKVSLLFLLLLALLVHLAMDLAIPTACRPRGCDAKVPKASGVLSDSPVLASPKKLSLRILQDFSGSNGSLEKSSQLQGAGPHARAGEPGAQHQRGEGNAGQTEGSKLAALFKHPLYNTPVPEVTEKDKLFVVNPTEKFSLRSSGSDEWVSSSKAETLLLTGKTAYDTYPAWLKFHVGINRYELYPRRDPLMPTLLRDLATQRIVSSVQKSGGTQLKLIMTFPNYGQALFKPMKQTRDQETPIDFFYFSDFERHNAEIAAFHLDRILDFRRIPPVSGRLVNITKEIRDITTDKKLSKTFFISPAGNVCFYGECSYYCSTEHALCGKPDRLEGSMAALLPDKTLAKRRSWRSPWRRSYHKSKKAEWELNPNYCAQVRETPPYDRGHRLLDLIDMAVLDFLMGNMDRHHYETFEKFGNDTFLLHLDNGRGFGTHSRDEPSILAPLRQCCSIKKSTYLRLQLLATQPYRLSDLLREALATDPLAPVLAEPHLRALDRRLGKVLAVVGRCLAGAAHPDEVLVDDVGSRV comes from the exons ATGCGGCGCCGGCTGCAAACgcttttccaaaggaaatttaAAGTCagcctcctctttctcctgctcttgGCCCTCCTGGTGCACCTGGCGATGGATTTGGCTATCCCCACAGCTTGCAGGCCCCGCGGCTGCGATGCAAAAGTACCGAAAGCCTCGGGTGTCCTGTCAGACAGCCCCGTACTGGCCAGCCCCAAAAAGCTGAGCCTGCGAATCCTTCAGGATTTCAGCGGCAGCAACGGCTCCTTGGAGAAAagctcccagctgcagggagcggggccgcACGCAAGGGCTGGAGAGCCGGGAGCCCAGCACCAGCGCGGAGAGGGGAATGCGGGGCAGACCGAGGGGTCAAAGCTGGCAGCGCTCTTCAAGCACCCCCTTTACAACACCCCAGTCCCAGAGGTGACGGAGAAAGACAAGCTGTTTGTCGTCAACCCCACGGAGAAGTTCAGCCTGCGCAGCAGCGGGAGTGACGAATG GGTCAGCAGCAGTAAAGCCGAGACGCTCCTCCTGACAGGGAAGACGGCCTACGACACCTACCCCGCCTGGCTCAAATTCCACGTCGGCATCAACCGCTACGAGCTGTACCCCCGCCGGGACCCCCTGATGCCCACCCTCCTCCGGGACTTGGCCACGCAGAGGATCGTCAGCTCGG TCCAGAAGTCCGGCGGGACCCAGCTCAAGCTCATCATGACATTCCCAAATTACGGGCAGGCCCTCTTCAAGCCCATGAA gcagaCCCGGGACCAGGAGACCCCCATCGACTTCTTCTACTTCTCGGACTTTGAGCGGCACAACGCAGAGATTGCAGCCTTCCACCTGGACAG GATCCTGGATTTCCGGCGAATCCCCCCAGTTTCCGGCCGTTTGGTCAATATAACAAAGGAGATTCGTGACATCACCACGGACAAGAAACTGTCCAAGACTTTCTTCATCTCCCCAG CGGGCAATGTCTGCTTCTACGGGGAGTGCTCCTACTACTGCTCCACCGAGCACGCCCTCTGCGGCAAGCCGGACCGGCTGGAGGGCTCCatggctgccctgctgcctgacaaGACCTTGGCCAAGCGCCGCTCCTGGCGCAGCCCCTGGCGCCGCTCCTACCACAAGAGCAAGAAGGCTGA GTGGGAGCTGAACCCCAACTACTGCGCTCAGGTGCGAGAGACGCCGCCCTACGACAGGGGCCATCGCCTCCTCGACCTCATCGACATGGCGGTCCTCGATTTCCTTATGG GCAACATGGACCGGCACCACTACGAGACCTTTGAGAAATTTGGGAATGACACTTTCCTGCTCCACCTGGACAACGGTCGCGG ctttggCACGCATTCACGCGACGAACCGTCCATCCTGGCCCCCCTCCGGCAATGCTGCAG CATCAAGAAGTCGACCTAcctgcggctgcagctgctggccACCCAGCCCTACCGCCTGAGCGACCTGCTGCGGGAGGCACTGGCCACCGACCCGCTGGCCCCCGTCCTGGCCGAGCCCCACCTGCGGGCACTGGACCGTCGCCTGGGGAAGGTGCTGGCGGTGGTGGGACGCTGCCTGGCCGGGGCGGCCCACCCGGACGAGGTGCTGGTGGATGATGTGGGGTCACGGGTGTGA
- the SUN2 gene encoding SUN domain-containing protein 2 isoform X2, whose protein sequence is MSRRSQRLVTTRYYPGDDDATTSSSSSSLLGGQQLPFKESTGRTIRRKSSSTKRLSPAPSTQTSYYSESLMSESYLGGSRGLAALGSSVLDDALDSSTYWGGDLSTRRRRGTGDTESSKINGLLESKTYDTYASSSGYSSEDDYAGHFYSGQSSSGSGLRTAVSRVGSFLWQVLTSPVRFVAWLFSGLAAAWHHLTGTAPGLGGVHFSRRYPWLKRSLLLLLLLLLLAAAAYGAWYFYPYGLSTLSFPAFPWRGAGKLSSSDVPGAGDLTALDQGELDALRAQVQRDLDGRLGKMAQASQEMEARLLELNSEWQSSAQEGLRGSFQQEVGKLEQEVAAVRRELAGLKSDQEVMGKHVEGMLEQLKAVRADVEAQFPAWVSQFLSQSRQDGTAGFILQREDLQAELQALERKILAKVLEDRQLSARDAQAGIGVALRQGGTAGVTEEQVHLIVGQALKRYSEDRVGMVDYALESAGASVINTRCSETYETRTALLSLFGIPLWYHSQSPRVILQPDVNPGNCWAFRGSQGFAVIRLSGIIRPTAVTLEHIPKALSPQGTIPSAPKDFAVYVLKEEGEEEGLLLGQFTYNHDGDPIQTFYLEGDAVGTYQLVELRVLSNWGHPEYTCIYRFRVHGEPAH, encoded by the exons ATGTCCCGTCGCAGCCAGCGCCTCGTCACCACGCGCTATTACCCCGGGGACGACgatgccaccaccagcagcagcagcagctccctgctggggggccagcagctccccttCAAGGAGAGCACTGGCAG GACGATCAGGAGGAAATCAAGCAGCACGAAGCGCCTgtctcctgcccccagcacccaaacCTCCTACTACAGCGAGTCCCTGATGAGCGAGTCCTAcctggggggcagccggggcctcgctgccctgggcagctccGTGCTGGACGATGCCCTGGACAGCAGCACGTACTGGG GTGGGGATCTCTCCaccaggaggagaagaggcaCAGGGGACACAGAGTCCAGTAAGATCAACGGGCTGCTGGAGAGCAAGACGTACGACACCTACGCTTCTTCATCCGGGTACTCTTCGGAAGACGACTACGCCG gtcACTTTTACTCAGGCCAGAGTAGCTCTGGGTCAGGGCTGAGGACTGCAGTCTCCCGGGTGGGCTCCTTCCTCTGGCAGGTGCTCACCTCCCCAG TTCGGTTCGTGGCGTGGCTGTTctcggggctggcagctgcctggcacCACCTCACCGGCACGGCTCCCGGCCTGGGTGGTGTCCACTTCTCCAG GCGCTACCCATGGCTGAAGAggtccctgcttctgctgctgctcctcctgctccttgctgctgccGCCTACG GAGCTTGGTACTTCTACCCATACGGGCTGTCGACACTCAGCTTCCCTGCCTTCCCGTGGCGAGGAGCTGGAAAGCTGTCCTCCTCGGAtgtgcctggggcaggggacctgACTGCGCTGGACCAG GGCGAGCTGGATGCCCTCCGAGCTCAGGTGCAGAGAGATTTAGACGGGCGCCTGGGGAAGATGGCACAAGCCTCTCAG GAGATGGAGGCACGcttgctggagctgaactcggaGTGGCAGAG CTCAGCGCAGGAGGGCTTGCGAGGGAGCTTCCAGCAGGAGGTGGGcaagctggagcaggaggtggcAGCGGTGAGGAGGGAGCTGGCGGGCCTCAAGTCGGACCAGGAGGTGATGGGGAAGCACGTGGAGGGGATGCTGGAGCAGCTCAAGGCGGTGCGGGCTGAC GTGGAAGCGCAGTTCCCGGCGTGGGTCAGTCAGTTCCTGTCGCAGTCCCGGCAGGACGGCACCGCTGGCTTCATCCTCCAGCGGGAAGACTTGCAAGCAGAGCTCCAGGCCCTGGAGCGCAAGATCCTGGCCAAAGTCTTAGAGGACCGGCAGCTGTCGGCACGGGATGCTCAGGCTGGTATTGGAGTGGCCCTACGGCAAGGGGGGACTGCGGGGGTCACGGAGGAG caagTGCATCTCATCGTGGGCCAGGCCCTGAAGCGCTACAGCGAGGACCGCGTGGGAATGGTTGACTACGCCCTGGAGTCAGCAG GGGCCAGCGTCATCAACACTCGCTGCTCGGAGACCTACGAGACACGGACGGCGCTGCTGAGTTTGTTTGGCATCCCCCTGTGGTACCACTCACAGTCCCCCCGTGTCATCCTGCAG CCAGACGTCAACCCCGGGAACTGCTGGGCATTTCGTGGGTCCCAAGGCTTTGCTGTCATCCGCCTCTCTGGCATCATCCGCCCCACCGCCGTGACGCTGGAGCACATCCCGAAAGCCCTCTCGCCCCAGGGGaccatccccagtgcccccaagGACTTTGCTGTCTAT GTCttgaaggaagagggagaggaggagggtcTTCTCCTCGGGCAGTTCACCTACAACCATGACGGCGACCCCATCCAAACGTTTTACTTGGAG GGTGATGCTGTGGGCACGTACCAGCTGGTGGAGCTCCGGGTGCTGAGCAATTGGGGACACCCCGAATACACCTGCATCTACCGCTTCCGTGTGCACGGGGAGCCGGCGCACTGA